The proteins below come from a single Arthrobacter sp. B1I2 genomic window:
- the trmD gene encoding tRNA (guanosine(37)-N1)-methyltransferase TrmD yields the protein MRIDVVSIFPDYLAPLELSLIGKARQDGILDLHVHDLRSFTTDKHRSVDDTPYGGGAGMVMKPEPWAQALSAVAEGRPDPQRKPVLIVPSPAGERFTQALAYELAEEQHLAFACGRYEGIDERVVEWAQEHFTVRPVSLGDYVLNGGEVAVLAMVEAIGRLLPGVVGNPDSLVEESHSDGLLEYPVYTKPSVWRDREVPPVLLSGNHGRIAQWRRHEQYRRTADRRPDLLEGFDAGSLPRADRTELHNLGYDVVDGRLVRRPEAAVERRD from the coding sequence ACTCTCGCTGATCGGCAAGGCCCGCCAGGACGGAATCCTGGACCTGCACGTCCATGACCTGCGCAGCTTCACCACGGACAAGCACCGTTCCGTCGACGACACCCCTTACGGCGGGGGCGCCGGGATGGTCATGAAGCCCGAACCCTGGGCCCAGGCCCTCTCCGCAGTGGCGGAGGGGCGCCCGGATCCGCAGCGCAAGCCGGTCCTGATCGTTCCGTCGCCCGCGGGCGAACGGTTCACGCAGGCCCTCGCCTACGAACTGGCGGAGGAACAGCACCTGGCATTTGCGTGCGGGCGGTACGAAGGCATCGATGAACGGGTCGTCGAATGGGCGCAGGAGCACTTCACCGTGCGGCCCGTGAGCCTGGGCGACTACGTGCTGAACGGCGGGGAAGTGGCCGTTCTTGCAATGGTCGAGGCCATTGGCCGGCTGCTCCCCGGTGTGGTGGGCAACCCCGACTCCCTGGTGGAGGAATCCCACTCGGACGGGCTCCTGGAGTATCCGGTCTACACCAAACCCTCCGTTTGGCGTGACCGCGAGGTACCGCCGGTGCTCCTCAGCGGCAACCACGGCAGGATCGCCCAATGGCGCCGGCACGAACAGTACCGCCGGACAGCGGACCGCCGTCCGGACCTCCTGGAAGGGTTCGACGCCGGCAGCCTGCCCCGTGCCGACCGCACCGAACTGCACAACCTGGGCTACGACGTCGTGGACGGCAGGCTGGTCCGCCGCCCGGAGGCGGCAGTCGAACGGCGGGACTAG
- the rplS gene encoding 50S ribosomal protein L19, whose amino-acid sequence MHILDSVDAASLRSDVPEFRAGDTLKVHVNIIEGKNTRVQVFQGFVLGRQGDGVRETFTVRKVSFGVGVERTFPVHSPIIEKIEVVTKGDVRRAKLYYMRALRGKAAKIKEKRDFSSAK is encoded by the coding sequence ATGCATATTCTCGATTCCGTCGATGCAGCCTCGCTGCGCAGCGATGTTCCCGAATTCCGCGCGGGCGACACCCTCAAGGTGCACGTGAACATCATCGAAGGCAAGAACACCCGTGTCCAGGTCTTCCAGGGCTTCGTCCTGGGCCGCCAGGGCGACGGCGTGCGCGAAACCTTCACCGTCCGCAAGGTCTCCTTCGGTGTCGGTGTGGAGCGTACCTTCCCGGTGCACTCCCCGATCATCGAAAAGATCGAGGTTGTCACCAAGGGTGACGTCCGCCGCGCCAAGCTGTACTACATGCGTGCGCTGCGCGGCAAGGCTGCCAAGATCAAGGAAAAGCGCGACTTCAGCTCCGCCAAGTAA
- the lepB gene encoding signal peptidase I yields the protein MHQTKRQPRKTGWRFVLLALVLAVAISGLVRSLWLDVYFIPSESMEPLLEGGDRILVSRTDFQSEPIRQGDVVVFDGRGSFAPLNSGRGPLVDAAASAMQWLGLTGSDTTYVKRVIGLPGDTVVCCDAAGKVTVNGTALDEPYVFPGDAPSTQKFSTLVPEGRLWLMGDHRSVSADSRSLLGAPGGGLVPLARVIGRPVQILWPLDRFAPVARPPAAGPTTENGR from the coding sequence ATGCACCAGACAAAACGCCAGCCCCGCAAAACGGGCTGGCGTTTTGTTTTACTTGCCCTTGTCCTTGCCGTGGCCATCAGCGGGCTGGTCCGCTCCCTGTGGCTTGACGTCTACTTCATCCCCTCGGAGTCCATGGAGCCGCTGCTGGAAGGCGGGGACCGGATCCTGGTGTCCCGCACGGACTTCCAGTCCGAACCCATCCGGCAGGGGGACGTTGTTGTCTTTGACGGCCGTGGCAGCTTCGCGCCCCTCAACAGCGGCAGAGGACCGTTGGTGGATGCCGCAGCCTCCGCCATGCAATGGCTTGGCCTCACCGGCAGCGACACAACCTACGTCAAACGGGTCATCGGCCTTCCGGGGGACACAGTGGTCTGCTGCGACGCGGCCGGGAAGGTCACCGTCAATGGGACAGCGCTGGATGAGCCCTACGTCTTCCCCGGCGACGCGCCCAGCACGCAAAAGTTCAGCACCCTGGTTCCCGAGGGGAGGCTGTGGCTGATGGGCGACCACCGCTCCGTGTCCGCCGATTCCCGCAGCCTGCTTGGTGCGCCCGGCGGGGGACTGGTCCCGCTGGCCCGGGTGATTGGCCGGCCGGTCCAGATCCTTTGGCCGCTTGATAGATTTGCTCCAGTAGCACGGCCGCCCGCAGCGGGGCCGACAACAGAGAACGGACGGTAA
- the lepB gene encoding signal peptidase I, translated as MPENHERKPEPRHDGASGTPAVPASSAPGEGPEAAARVHHRTRMASKAAGKSPGNPLLGWLKEIATVVVIAVVLSFLIKTFLFRAFFIPSESMVNTLDVDDRIFVNLLVPEPFALSRGDVVVFRDTKGWLPPAPAKAQGPFTWVQDGLTFVGLLPDNSEQHLVKRVIGLPGDHVVCCDAGGKLTINGTAVDEKYINPAEVPQVRNFDVTVPEGKVWVMGDNRNHSADSRAHMETNGGFIELKDLEGKAAVIAWPLNRIKTLDNYPDVFRNVPAAR; from the coding sequence ATGCCCGAGAACCACGAGCGGAAACCTGAACCGCGCCACGACGGCGCCTCAGGGACGCCGGCCGTTCCAGCTTCGTCCGCGCCCGGTGAGGGTCCGGAGGCGGCCGCGCGTGTCCACCATCGAACCAGGATGGCATCCAAGGCTGCGGGCAAGTCCCCCGGCAACCCCTTGCTCGGGTGGCTGAAGGAAATCGCCACAGTGGTGGTCATTGCGGTGGTGTTGTCCTTCCTCATCAAGACTTTCCTCTTCCGGGCCTTCTTTATCCCGTCCGAATCCATGGTGAACACCCTGGACGTGGACGACCGAATCTTCGTAAACCTCCTCGTTCCGGAGCCGTTTGCCCTCAGCCGCGGGGATGTGGTGGTGTTCCGGGATACAAAGGGCTGGCTGCCGCCCGCCCCGGCAAAGGCACAGGGCCCGTTCACCTGGGTCCAGGATGGCCTGACGTTCGTTGGCCTCCTGCCGGACAACTCCGAGCAGCACTTGGTCAAGCGGGTCATCGGGCTCCCGGGCGACCACGTGGTCTGCTGTGATGCCGGCGGTAAACTGACCATTAACGGGACCGCTGTCGACGAGAAGTACATCAACCCGGCTGAGGTCCCGCAGGTCCGCAACTTTGACGTCACCGTTCCGGAAGGCAAGGTGTGGGTGATGGGTGACAACCGCAACCACTCCGCCGATTCCCGCGCGCACATGGAGACCAACGGCGGATTCATAGAACTCAAGGACCTCGAAGGCAAAGCTGCTGTGATCGCGTGGCCGCTCAACAGGATCAAGACACTGGACAACTACCCGGACGTGTTCCGGAATGTCCCCGCGGCCCGCTGA